A stretch of DNA from Streptomyces sp. NBC_01197:
CGATCGCGTCGACCATGTCGGCCTTGTCCGCGACGTACTGCACGGCCTTGCGGCACTCGACGTTGTCGAACGGCTTCACGTGCACGTTCAGCGCGAGGTACTGCAGCGCGCCGGCGTACGGGTCGTCCGTCTTCGCCTTCTCGGTGGCCTTGGTGATGACCTTCGGCTGGGTCTTGGACTGCAGACCAGTACCGGCGATGTCCGCGGTGCTGGTGTCGTTGAGCAGGTGCTCGTCGACGGTCGTCGGCGTGACGTTGAAGTTCAGGTTGATCTTGTTCGGCAGCGCCTTGCGGATCGGGTCCGTCTTCGGGTCCCACTGCGGGTTGCGGACCAGCGTCGCGCCCCGGCTCTCGCTGTACGAAGCGAACTTGTACGGGCCCGAGGACACGATGTGCTGGACGTACGCAGCGCCCTTGTCCGCCTTCTGCGGCACCGGAGCCGTCTGCGAGAACGTGGCCAGATAGTCCATGTCCGCGAACGGCTTGCTCAGGTGGAAGACGATCGTGGAGTCGTCCGGCGTCTCGATGGACTTGAGACCGCCGGGCGACTTGTCCTTGTAGGGGCCCTTGTACTTGTCGCCGTCCTTGAGGTACGTGCTGAAGTACGTGGGCCCGTTGGAGAGTGCCTCACGGGCGAAGCTCCGCTCGATGGCGTACTTGACGTCCTTCGAGGTGATGACCGAACCGTCCTGGAACTTCACGCCCTTGCGGATGTGGTACGTCCAGGTCTTGGCATCCGGGCTGGCCTTGCCGAGGCTCGTCGCCAGGTCGGGCACGATCTTGAGCCCGTCCTTGCCCGGAGCCGGGTTGAAGGTCACCAGCGCACGCGCGTAGAGCCGGGAGAAGTTCTGCACCCAGCCGTAGTACGTGTTGCCGGGGTCCAGGGAGTCCGCGCCACTGGCGTGCTCGTAGGTGACCGTCCCCCCCTTCTTGTCGGTCTTGTTGACGATGCTCGTCAGACCCGCGTCGACCTTGCCGTGGCTGCCCCCGCCGCCACTGGCGCTGCTCCCGCAAGCGGTGGCAGCGAGCCCCAGCGCTACCGTCGCGGCTATCGCCGCTGCCGTCTTCCTGCTCTTCATGCTGAGGAAAGCCCCCTCGGTTGTCCGGTGTGCGGCATGGCCGCGATTACTTGCCACGGGGGTCGAGTGCGTCGCGCAGCCCGTCCCCCAGCAGATTGAAGGCCAGCACGGTGATGAAGATCGCCAGGCCGGGAATGACCATGAACATCGGGTCGACCTGGTAGAGGTCGACCGCGCTGGACAACATGCCGCCCCACGAGGCCTGCGGCGGCTGGATACCCACGCCGAGGAAGCTCAGGGACGCCTCGAAGAGGATGTTGGTGGGGATCAGCAGCGTCGCGTACACGAGGATCGGCGCGATCAGGTTCGGGAGCAACTCGCGGAAGAGGATGAAAGGCCCGCGGGCACCCAGGGAGCGGGCGGCCTCGACGAACTCCCGTTCACGCAGACTGAGCGTCTGCGCACGGACGATACGGCCCATGTAGGGCCAGTTGAAGAAGCCGATCACGAAGATCAGCACGCAGATACGGAGCGTCAGACCGCTCATGCCGAAGGCGTTGCCCTGCAGTGCGGCGGAAATGGAGATCGCGAAGAGCAGCAGCGGGAACGCCAGGAAGGTGTCCATCAGGCGGCTGATGCCGCTGTCCACCCAGCCGCCGTAGAAGCCCGCCACCACGCCCATCACGACGCCGATGACGACCGAGAGCAGTGTCGACCCGGCGGCGACCACCAGCGAGACCCAGGAGCCCTCGACGACGCGTGCCAGGATGTCCCGGCCGGTCTGCGGCTCCACACCCAGCGGGTGGCTCCAACTCATGCCGCCGAAGCTGCCCTTGGGCGCCAGCAGAGCGGGATCGACCAGGTTCTGGTGGAAGGCGTTGGGGTCGAGCCCGAACATCGCCTGGATCGGCTTGGACAGGACGGCGACCAGCACCAGCAGGATCACGACGACCCCGCCCGCCACGGCGACCTTGTCCCGCTTGAAACGCGTCCAGGCGATCCGGCCGAGTGAACGGCCCTCGATCTGGCTCTGCGTGGCCCCCGTGAGTACTGCCTCCGGCTGCGCTTCGGCAGTCGATCCGGTGGTCTCGATCGGTGCGGTCACAGTGCCTTTGACCCCTCCCGGCCGGCGGTGGCCGGCCCGTACCTGCCGCGGTGGCGGCTGCTGTGCATCAAGCGCATCGGGTGATGCCACTGTGCTGAAGTGACGGAATGTGTTCATGACTCGCCGCACAAGGGCACGACGATGCTCAATGCAGGGAGTCTTCATTGCGGTTGCGATCACCCGCCAGACCTGAAGGTGAAAGTATGCGCAACCGTGATGCGGCTAATGAACTTCCGTTATCCGGACGCCGGGACCGGCTGAGCGGAAATCTTCCTCACCAAAGCGCCAGTTCGGACATCACGCCCAACGGCCGCCATTGACGGCCTAATTGGTGCACTCAGCCTACCGGCGGGTAGCCGTATCCTGCCGCGGGAGAGGGCGCCGCGTGGGCCTCGCGGTCGTAAAAGGGGCGGGAGTTGGCCCGCAGCCACATCCCGACCGGGTCGTACGGGTCGGACAGCGCCACCGTCGAGACGGGCAGCCCCTCGGGCACAGCGGCGATCGACTGCTGCATCATCGCCCGCACCGAATCCACGGACTGCTGGCTCGTGTCGTACAGATCGAGCCCGATGGCCAGATACGGGGTGCCGAGCGCGGGCTGCACCCAGACCCGGCTCAACGCGCGGATCGCCGGGGTGTGATGGGCGCTCTGGGTGAGCAGCGCGTAGAACTGCGGGATCTCGATGGCCGGCTCGGACAGCCGCAGCGGCCCGGCCGGCATCCGGTCCAGCCCGGTGGCGATCCGCCGCAGATCGGTCCAGGGGATGCCGACGCCGCCGCCGGGGGCATGTGGATTGAGCCAGATTCCCCAGTGGTCGGGGTAGAGGGAGCGGGCGACGTCACGTCCTGTGACCACCTCGTGCGAACGGTTCCAGCCGGAGACCGCCAGCTCCTGCGCCGAGGTCACACACGGGGCGTAACCGAGACCTTCGATCTCCATGTTCCCGTACTGGGCGTCCGGCGACCCGGCCTGGCCGTGCCAGAGCAGCATCCAGACCTGGCTGTCGGCGAGCGCCTGCAGCAGTGCCTCATAGGCGTCGTACCGCCCGGGGGTCACCTGGAGCAGCATCTGCTCGACCTGCCCGGCCGCCGTGCCCGACGCACTCACTCTGGGTCCCGCCCCTCTTTGATCCACCCGTTGTTGACCCACGCGCTTCTGATCCACGCGCTTCTGATCGCCCGTCGCCGTTCCACGCGCCGGGACGCAGCTCACACGACCCCGCCCGCACGATCCGTTCCGTACGATCAGTTCGATCCGGTTCGGTGCGCCTCGGTTCCGTGTGATTCCGGTTCCATGCGATTCCGGCCAACTCGCGCGCCGGCCCTCCCACACATCCCGCACATCAGACCAGCTTAGGCCGCGGCGGGTTTCCGGTGCCTGCGCGGCACCGGCCGCCTCGGTCCCGGCGCCGCAGGTCCCGGCCCTGCGGCACCGGCCCCTACAGCACCGGCCCGATGGCGTCGGCCCTGACGTAGAACGGCCTGACCTTGTCCAGCATCCAGTCGGCGACCGGGTCCTGCGCCACGTCCAGCAGGACGAGATTGACCGGCCAGGGCACCTCGACCCGGTGCAGTGCCCGGCCGAGCGCGTCCATCGGGGCGTTGCGTCCCGCGCCGTCCCACGTCGCGAACTCGACCCCGACGAAGAGGACCGGGTCGCCGCCCTCGATGGAGGCGAGGGCCCGTCGCGCCGAAAGGACCACGCCCGACTCCTCGAACTCACCGGCGGCGGCGGAGAGGAAATCGACCGGCTCCTCCTGCCAGTCCGGCTCGAAGAGCCGCACCCGGCCGCCGGTCGCGGGCCCGTCGAGGGAGGTACGGCCGGTGCGGCACAGTTCGGCCACGGCGGGCGGCGGCAGCGGCATACCGATCGCACCGCCCGGGTTCACCGCGACGCCCAGCTGCGGCGGCAGCCCGCGGGCGAACTCGACCGCCGGCGCCACCGCGAAGGAGTAGTGCGAGCCGACGCACTGGAGGAACTGAGCCTCGGAGCTGAAGACGGGGACATAGGCCCCGCCCTCGATGTCCACGGTGGGCAGGTCGAGCGAACTGCTGTCCTGTCCACCGCCGTTGGGCAGCGGTACCCAGAGGTTGCTGCGCCCCAGCACCTCGATCAGCCGGCCGCCCGCGGCGGGGTTCCCGACCGATGTGGTCAGGACCTCTTCGAGCTCGTTTCCCGGCCATGCCATGTCCACCGAGGTATCCCCTTCTCACCTGTTCACCTGCCGACCGGCCTTGGAGCCGCTCGTTCGGTCTCCCCCAACCATAAGGAGCGGGACCGTCACACCGCTGCCCCGAACCCGATCCGGCGCAGTACGGCCGCCGCTTCCCGGTCGAGCAGCACGACCGAACCGCACCCCGCGGGCAGCCGCGCCCGCTCGGCGTTGCGGATCAGCCCGGCGACCGCCCTGCGGTGCCGGGCGAAGGCGTACACGGAGACCTTCCGGCCGCGCTCCGCCTGACCGGCCAGCGCCGCCCCGGGTGCCACGTCGAGCAGCAGCAGATGCAGGGCGCTCCGGCGCCGCCGCGCCGCCCGGGCCAGCAGAGCGCGCACCCAGGAGTGCGTGCCGCAGTCGTGCACGACGACACCGGCGCCCGAGCGCA
This window harbors:
- a CDS encoding enhanced serine sensitivity protein SseB C-terminal domain-containing protein gives rise to the protein MSASGTAAGQVEQMLLQVTPGRYDAYEALLQALADSQVWMLLWHGQAGSPDAQYGNMEIEGLGYAPCVTSAQELAVSGWNRSHEVVTGRDVARSLYPDHWGIWLNPHAPGGGVGIPWTDLRRIATGLDRMPAGPLRLSEPAIEIPQFYALLTQSAHHTPAIRALSRVWVQPALGTPYLAIGLDLYDTSQQSVDSVRAMMQQSIAAVPEGLPVSTVALSDPYDPVGMWLRANSRPFYDREAHAAPSPAAGYGYPPVG
- a CDS encoding ABC transporter permease, giving the protein MTAPIETTGSTAEAQPEAVLTGATQSQIEGRSLGRIAWTRFKRDKVAVAGGVVVILLVLVAVLSKPIQAMFGLDPNAFHQNLVDPALLAPKGSFGGMSWSHPLGVEPQTGRDILARVVEGSWVSLVVAAGSTLLSVVIGVVMGVVAGFYGGWVDSGISRLMDTFLAFPLLLFAISISAALQGNAFGMSGLTLRICVLIFVIGFFNWPYMGRIVRAQTLSLREREFVEAARSLGARGPFILFRELLPNLIAPILVYATLLIPTNILFEASLSFLGVGIQPPQASWGGMLSSAVDLYQVDPMFMVIPGLAIFITVLAFNLLGDGLRDALDPRGK
- a CDS encoding enhanced serine sensitivity protein SseB, giving the protein MAWPGNELEEVLTTSVGNPAAGGRLIEVLGRSNLWVPLPNGGGQDSSSLDLPTVDIEGGAYVPVFSSEAQFLQCVGSHYSFAVAPAVEFARGLPPQLGVAVNPGGAIGMPLPPPAVAELCRTGRTSLDGPATGGRVRLFEPDWQEEPVDFLSAAAGEFEESGVVLSARRALASIEGGDPVLFVGVEFATWDGAGRNAPMDALGRALHRVEVPWPVNLVLLDVAQDPVADWMLDKVRPFYVRADAIGPVL
- a CDS encoding ABC transporter substrate-binding protein; the protein is MKSRKTAAAIAATVALGLAATACGSSASGGGGSHGKVDAGLTSIVNKTDKKGGTVTYEHASGADSLDPGNTYYGWVQNFSRLYARALVTFNPAPGKDGLKIVPDLATSLGKASPDAKTWTYHIRKGVKFQDGSVITSKDVKYAIERSFAREALSNGPTYFSTYLKDGDKYKGPYKDKSPGGLKSIETPDDSTIVFHLSKPFADMDYLATFSQTAPVPQKADKGAAYVQHIVSSGPYKFASYSESRGATLVRNPQWDPKTDPIRKALPNKINLNFNVTPTTVDEHLLNDTSTADIAGTGLQSKTQPKVITKATEKAKTDDPYAGALQYLALNVHVKPFDNVECRKAVQYVADKADMVDAIGGEVRGDPATTVIPPGVSGYKKFDLYPTPGNKGDIAKAKQHLAKCGKPNGFKTTLTARTDRPDEVTSATQLQQSLKKIGITADIKTFPSDKYFTDFAGVPDWVHKNNAGMMMMAWGADWPAGFGYIDQIVDGKAIKPSGGTNLMELDDPKINAEIVKGIGTLDNAKRNATWGKVDQMVMENASLVPLFYRKNLLYRPDSAANVTVSQAYLGMYDYVLMTSTK